In Candidatus Omnitrophota bacterium, a genomic segment contains:
- a CDS encoding O-acetyl-ADP-ribose deacetylase, whose protein sequence is MARIEVVLGDITKEKVDAIVNAANTSLLGGGGVDGAIHRAAGPDLLRECAGLGGCRTGEAKLTGGYGLPARFVIHAVGPVWHGGNTNEVALLASCYSNSLRIAKENGIRTIAFPAISTGAYAFPPERAARIAVKTVREFLSVNREIDKVLFVCFDQKTYNTYKTEMRKVR, encoded by the coding sequence ATGGCAAGGATAGAGGTAGTGCTGGGTGACATAACCAAAGAGAAGGTCGACGCGATAGTGAACGCCGCGAATACCTCGCTCTTGGGCGGCGGCGGTGTCGACGGTGCTATCCACAGGGCCGCAGGCCCGGACCTTCTCAGGGAATGTGCGGGGCTCGGGGGATGCAGGACCGGAGAGGCGAAACTGACCGGAGGATATGGTCTCCCCGCCAGATTCGTTATACACGCTGTCGGGCCGGTGTGGCACGGCGGCAATACGAACGAAGTCGCGCTTCTCGCAAGCTGTTATTCGAATTCCCTCCGTATAGCGAAGGAGAACGGCATCAGGACGATAGCATTTCCCGCGATAAGCACCGGGGCGTACGCCTTCCCGCCAGAAAGAGCCGCCCGCATAGCAGTCAAGACGGTGAGAGAATTCCTGTCGGTGAACAGGGAGATAGATAAGGTTCTATTTGTATGTTTCGATCAGAAGACATATAATACATATAAAACGGAGATGAGGAAAGTAAGATGA
- a CDS encoding radical SAM protein has translation MRISLIFPSWFGEFGDFRDSARRVSTFPPLNLCIIASLAKKAGWETQLIDAHIEGLDDRALTERVGKFNPDLIGLTATTPFYHNAARIARMLKKEFNKPVIIGGPHVSYHREKVFDDGLDYAVIGECETTFASFLGQVGNGNRNPEVPGVMMTDRGRILYKGAAPILTDLDAAPLPDRELLKNDLYLLGTPHGTRRYTSVQMSRGCPFSCVFCASDLYGKVVRRRSIGNVIAELDSIVNRYGAEHIYFIDDILTLDRGYIMRLCDAIQEHGLKFTFEGSSRADLWDEEMAIRLKECGLIRMSFGLESVDEKIRKIIKKDIPMGSYIDANRINNRLGIETTNSVIIGLPGDTRESIRGTVRYLCAHREIQHVTLNVAVPYPGTEMLKMAERGEYGLKLIERSFRKFQRYGSAVMEVNGMRAQELVDIQRKALLRIYSCWWRWMPALRRFGMITIMRTAFNVMLSLVKPRSGGAESRIVNGAG, from the coding sequence ATGAGAATATCTCTGATCTTCCCTTCGTGGTTCGGGGAATTCGGCGATTTCCGGGATTCGGCGCGGAGGGTCTCTACATTCCCGCCGCTCAATCTCTGCATTATCGCTTCTCTTGCCAAAAAGGCCGGCTGGGAGACACAGCTGATCGATGCCCATATCGAAGGTCTCGACGACAGGGCGCTGACGGAACGGGTCGGCAAATTCAACCCCGATCTTATAGGCCTTACCGCTACCACGCCTTTTTATCACAACGCCGCCCGTATAGCGCGGATGCTTAAGAAGGAGTTCAATAAGCCCGTGATCATCGGCGGCCCGCATGTCTCTTATCACAGGGAAAAGGTCTTCGATGACGGGTTGGACTATGCCGTGATCGGCGAATGCGAAACGACGTTCGCTTCATTTCTCGGGCAGGTCGGGAACGGCAACCGGAATCCGGAAGTCCCCGGCGTCATGATGACCGACCGCGGCAGGATACTCTATAAAGGCGCCGCGCCCATCCTTACGGATCTCGATGCCGCGCCCCTTCCGGACAGGGAACTGCTCAAGAATGATCTCTATCTTTTAGGCACACCGCATGGCACCAGGCGCTACACGTCGGTCCAGATGTCGCGCGGGTGCCCGTTTTCGTGCGTCTTCTGCGCGAGCGACCTGTATGGCAAAGTGGTGAGGAGGCGGAGCATCGGTAACGTTATCGCCGAGCTTGACAGCATCGTCAACCGGTACGGGGCCGAGCATATCTATTTTATCGATGACATATTGACGCTCGACAGAGGGTATATCATGCGATTATGCGATGCCATACAAGAGCACGGGTTGAAATTTACCTTCGAGGGCAGCTCGCGCGCGGACCTATGGGACGAGGAGATGGCCATACGGCTTAAGGAGTGCGGTCTTATACGCATGAGCTTCGGGTTGGAGAGCGTCGATGAAAAGATCAGGAAGATCATAAAAAAAGATATCCCCATGGGGTCATATATTGACGCGAACAGGATAAATAACCGCCTTGGGATCGAAACGACCAACTCGGTGATCATCGGGCTCCCCGGCGATACCCGCGAAAGCATCAGAGGGACCGTCCGGTATCTGTGCGCGCACAGGGAGATACAGCATGTTACCCTGAACGTCGCCGTTCCTTATCCCGGCACCGAGATGCTGAAGATGGCGGAACGCGGCGAATACGGGCTTAAACTGATCGAGCGGAGTTTCCGGAAGTTCCAGCGTTACGGTTCGGCGGTGATGGAGGTAAACGGCATGCGGGCGCAGGAACTGGTCGATATACAGCGGAAAGCGCTTTTGAGGATCTATTCCTGCTGGTGGAGGTGGATGCCTGCCTTAAGGCGTTTTGGCATGATTACGATAATGAGGACGGCTTTTAATGTAATGCTTTCTCTGGTGAAGCCGAGATCCGGGGGAGCCGAGTCCCGTATCGTGAACGGCGCGGGATAG